From Saimiri boliviensis isolate mSaiBol1 chromosome 9, mSaiBol1.pri, whole genome shotgun sequence, a single genomic window includes:
- the PTGIS gene encoding prostacyclin synthase, which yields MSWAALLGLLAALLLLLLLSRRRTRRPGEPPLDLGSIPWLGYALDFGKDAAGFLTRMKEKHGDIFTILVGGRYVTILLDPHSYDAVVWEPRTRFDFHAYAVFLMERIFDVQLPHYSPSDEKARMKPTLLHRELQALTEAMYANLCTVLLDDATEAGSGWHEMGLFDFSYNFLLRAGYLTLYGIEALPRTHQSRAEDRIHSADVFHTFRQLDQLLPKLARGSLSVGDKDHMSSVKSHLWKLLSPARLATRAHRSKWLESYLLHLEEMGVSEEMQARALVLQLWATQGNMGPAAFWLLLFLLKNPEALAAVRGELESILWPAEQPVSQMTTLPQKVLDSTPVLDSVLSESLRLTAAPFITREVVVDLAMPMADGREFNLRRGDRLLLFPFLSPQRDPEIYTDPEVFKYNRFLNPDGSEKKDFYKDGKRLKNYNMPWGAGHNHCLGRSYAVNSIKQFVFLVLVHLDLELINRDVEIPEFDLSRYGFGLMQPEQDVPIRYRIRP from the exons GCGACCCGGCGAGCCTCCCCTGGACCTGGGCAGCATCCCCTGGTTGGGCTATGCCTTGGACTTTGGAAAAGATGCTGCCGGCTTCCTCACGAGGATGAAGGAGAAGCATGGTGACATCTTTACT ATACTGGTTGGGGGCAGGTATGTCACCATCCTCCTGGACCCACATTCCTATGACGCGGTGGTGTGGGAGCCTCGCACCAGGTTCGACTTCCATGCCTATGCCGTCTTCCTCATGGAGAGGATTTTTGATGTGCAGCTTCCACATTACAGCCCCAGTGATGAAAAGGCCAGGATGAAACC GACTCTCCTCCACAGAGAGCTGCAGGCACTCACGGAAGCCATGTATGCCAACCTCTGCACGGTACTGTTGGACGACGCTACGGAGGCAGGCAGTGGCTGGCACGAGATGGGTCTCTTCGACTTCTCCTACAACTTCCTGCTCAG AGCCGGCTACCTGACTCTTTACGGAATTGAGGCGCTGCCACGCACCCATCAGAGCCGGGCTGAGGACCGCATCCACTCAGCTGATGTCTTCCACACCTTCCGCCAGCTTGACCAACTGCTCCCCAAACTGGCCCGTGGCTCCCTGTCAGTGG GAGACAAGGACCATATGTCCAGTGTCAAAAGTCACCTGTGGAAGCTGCTGTCCCCAGCCAGGCTGGCCACGAGGGCCCACCGAAGCAAATGGCTGGAGAGTTACCTGCTGCACCTGGAGGAGATGGGTGTGTCAGAGGAGATGCAGGCACGGGCCCTGGTGCTGCAGCTGTGGGCCACACAG GGGAATATGGGCCCTGCTGCCTTCTGGCTCCTGCTCTTCCTTCTCAAGAATCCTGAAGCCCTGGCTGCTGTCCGCGGTGAGCTCGAGAGTATCCTTTGGCCAGCAGAGCAGCCTGTCTCACAGATGACCACCCTCCCACAGAAGGTTCTAGACAGCACACCTGTGCTTG ACAGCGTGCTGAGTGAGAGCCTCAGGCTTACGGCTGCTCCCTTCATCACCCGTGAGGTCGTGGTGGACCTGGCCATGCCCATGGCAGACGGGCGAGAATTCAACCTGCGACGTGGTGAccgcctcctcctcttccccttcctgagCCCCCAGAGAGACCCGGAAATCTACACAGACCCAGAG GTATTTAAATACAACCGATTCCTGAACCCTGACGGATCAGAGAAGAAAGACTTTTACAAGGATGGGAAACGGCTGAAGAATTACAACATGCCGTGGGGGGCGGGGCACAATCACTGCCTAGGGAGGAGTTACGCAGTCAACAGCATCAAACA ATTTGTGTTCCTCGTGCTGGTGCACTTGGACCTGGAGCTGATCAACAGAGATGTGGAAATCCCCGAGTTTGACCTCAGCAGGTATGGCTTCGGTCTGATGCAGCCGGAACAAGACGTGCCCATCCGCTACCGCATCCGGCCGTGA